In Burkholderia pseudomultivorans, the DNA window AAGTGCGCGGCCGGCCGTTCGACCGGCCGGCATGCTATGCGGTTTGGCCAGGCCGGCAGGCGCATCCGGCCGTCGCGCGCCGCGCCGACGCGTGGGTGCTGTGACTCGCTGCGGCGCAGGCCAGTCGGACGCGGACACCGCGTGACGGACGCGAATCGCTACGCGCGCGACGGCAGGCCGTTCACGATACCCGCGGCATCGAGCTGCCGCAGCTTCGCGTAGACGGTCGTACGCGAGATGCCCAGTTGCCGCGCGGCGGCGGATACGTTGCCGTCGTGCTCGTCGACTGCGCGCCGGATCGCGTCGAGCGACTGCTCGTGCAGGCTCGCATGCGGGTCGGTCCGTGCGGTCGGGCACAGCTCGTCCGCGTCCTCGAAGGCGCCCGGCTGTCGGCGTGCAGCCGCACGATCGAGCGGCGCGCGCAGGCAGCGCACCCAGACATGACTCCCGTCGCTGCGCGCGATCCGCTGCGGCGTGCGCGCGGGCTGCATCAGGCGGCGCTGCTGCGCCGGCGTCGCATCGGCGAACAATTGCCGGCGGTCGAGCGGCGCGAGCGGCCCGTCCGGCGTCAGGTCGAGCATCTGCCGCGCGAGCCGGCTCGCGGCGCGCACGCGCCCCGCCTCGTCGATCGCGACGACGCCCGCGAGCGGCGTGCCGAGCCAGCGCGGATCGTACTGCACGTGCAGCAGATGACAGTCGCGCAGCATCGCGTAGATCCGCTGCTCGGCGGACAGCGACGCATGGCGGAACTGCTCGCGCAACTGCATCGCATTGCGCTGGCCGATGCCGGTGATGTCCAGCGCGCCGATCACTTCGCCGTCGAAGCCGACCAGCGGCACGGCGAGGCAGAACACGCGCGAGAATTCGTCGAGATAGTGCTGCGCGCCGACGACGAAGGTCTCGACGCCGTCGTGGATCACGCAGCTCGGCGCGGTCGTGCCGATGTTCGGTTCGACGACGCGCCGCCCGGCGACGATCGGCGTGAGCAGTGCGTCGTCGCAATGCGGGCTGCGCCGCGCATGCACGATCGTGCCGCCCGGATTGACGCAGAAGATCGTCCAGTTCGTGCCGCCGAATGCGGCCCACAACTGTTCGATCTCGTGGACGACGCAGCGATGGAGCCGCCGGTCGGCGCGCGATTCGCCCACGCTGCCCGGATCGCGCTGCATTTCGTAGTACGCCGTCTGCCACGGCCGCAGCCCCGCGTCGCGCGAGCGGGCCCACGAACGCGCGACGGTGCCGGGCAACGCGGTGTCCGGCAACGGCTCGCCCGCCGCAAACCGGGCGCGCAGCGTATCGAGGTCGATGGACCGTGACGAGGATTGAAGTCCCGTTTCCACGCTACCTTCCATTCAAGGTTCGAAATCGTTTCCGGCGTAACGCCGCCCGCGCCGCCGCGTGGAACCGCTGTCGCGTATTTGCGGCAGGTGCCGGCGGCCGCCGCGGGGGCTTCGAAACGATAGGGTAGCCGGAAGTGGGCGAGCGCGTCGTGTTGCGGCGCGTGGAGCAGGCATTCGGCGCGTCGCCCGCGCAGCGGGCGCGGGCGACGCGGGCGGCCGCGTGCGCAGCGCCGCAACGGACGGAACCGGACGCGCCGCCGTCAATGCGGCAGGCGCAGGATCGGCTTGAGCACGGTGCCGTTGCTGCTTTCCTCGGCCGCGCGGTTGATCTCCTGCAGCGGATAGAACTTCACGAGCCGGTCGAACGGGAAGCGCCCTTGCTGATGAAGCTGCACGAGCTGCGGGATGAATGTCTGCGGCACGCTGTCGCCTTCGACGATGCCGCGGATCGTGCGACCGCCGAGCAGCAGGTTGTTGACGTCGAACTCGGCTTTCGTGCCGAGCTTCGGCGCACCGACCACGCCGATCGTGCCGCGGCTGCCGAGCGCCTCGATGCCCTGCGACAGCACGGCCGCGTGCCCGGTCGACTCGAGCGCGAAGTCGACGCCGCCGCCGGTGATCTGCCTGACCGCATCGACGACGTCGACTTCCTTGCTGTTGACCGCATG includes these proteins:
- a CDS encoding helix-turn-helix domain-containing protein produces the protein METGLQSSSRSIDLDTLRARFAAGEPLPDTALPGTVARSWARSRDAGLRPWQTAYYEMQRDPGSVGESRADRRLHRCVVHEIEQLWAAFGGTNWTIFCVNPGGTIVHARRSPHCDDALLTPIVAGRRVVEPNIGTTAPSCVIHDGVETFVVGAQHYLDEFSRVFCLAVPLVGFDGEVIGALDITGIGQRNAMQLREQFRHASLSAEQRIYAMLRDCHLLHVQYDPRWLGTPLAGVVAIDEAGRVRAASRLARQMLDLTPDGPLAPLDRRQLFADATPAQQRRLMQPARTPQRIARSDGSHVWVRCLRAPLDRAAARRQPGAFEDADELCPTARTDPHASLHEQSLDAIRRAVDEHDGNVSAAARQLGISRTTVYAKLRQLDAAGIVNGLPSRA